In Streptomyces sclerotialus, one genomic interval encodes:
- a CDS encoding non-ribosomal peptide synthetase, protein MDVQALHVCELQRFRGRAVPYPADRSVAGLVEAAAIRHPEAPAVEYGNQVLTYRRLMTGVVSLAGRLAASGVRRGALVPLVMRNGPELPLAMLAVVKAGAAFVPLAEQWPEPRLRTMVSACAPEVVLLSPGGPEGVCDGVPSLTVDVLRPGAGPEGPAHPPVGPEDLAYGFYTSGSTGTPKCALNLHRGLVNRLHHMSRRFLDPHERPIVLQNSRHTFDSSLWQLLWPLSCGGRVVIPERQGLLDLPATVAAVERHQVTMTDFVPTILNSLVELLRSRPDLVPRLASLRTLLVGGEEINHGSVRALQEMLPGLRITNTYGPTEAAIGMVFHDVARDDSAPLPIGRPIDNTWAAVLDGELRPAAPGTVGEIWIGGDCLGAGYLGDPERTARAFVPNPFPQLPGPLMYRTGDRGHYGADDLLYFDGRADQQVKIGGVRVELSEVEQALAAHPQVREAKVVVHEHGGRSHLAAFVTAHSGPSANGFPAAGALTAAELKRHVRTLLPGELTPRRFTVLESMPVNGNGKADRRALADLLDATARATAPAAVPARNATERTLLELWATVLPAPVSSPQDDFFESGGDSLCALQLALAITERFGTAFSVGDVVAMSTVDAQAAHLGAATAGHGRTAAPPQRPLAPSDFPADLHLPADIDVTAAHAPSPVVERVLLTGATGFIGAQLLHDVLRRTGATVHCLVRADSPQAALRRLTAHLQRYRLWSDETAGRIDAVPGDLTRPWLGLTPADRRRLSEDVDTVVHAGALVNLVRGYAAHRGTNVTGTVELLRLAATARPKHVHFVSTLSACPGQVREAVTPAAGEVAPSLVPEARFDGSEPPGTGYGQSKWVAERLVQEAADRGLTVAVHRLGEVMPSARTGVPNAGACIELLVRACLRTGTYVTGDVSVDYTPVDHVGALLLTALTDHRDGYFHLLRPHGLALDELLGAFGHAFGLHKATYEEFWHLLHAASMDDPRDGDLARALAVLPVPSNGHEDVPGQGLAELFHDSTALFSTDRATELAERAGLRTAPVGPAEIELYVAHHRERFR, encoded by the coding sequence ATGGACGTACAGGCCCTGCACGTGTGCGAACTGCAGCGGTTCCGCGGACGCGCCGTCCCGTACCCGGCGGACCGTTCCGTGGCCGGCCTCGTCGAAGCCGCCGCGATACGCCACCCCGAGGCACCTGCGGTCGAGTACGGCAACCAGGTCCTGACCTACCGCCGGCTGATGACCGGCGTCGTTTCCCTGGCCGGCCGGCTGGCCGCCTCGGGAGTACGGCGCGGCGCACTCGTTCCGCTGGTGATGCGCAACGGCCCCGAACTGCCGCTCGCCATGCTGGCGGTTGTGAAGGCCGGCGCCGCGTTCGTACCGCTCGCCGAGCAGTGGCCCGAACCGCGGTTGCGCACCATGGTGAGCGCCTGCGCGCCCGAGGTCGTCCTGTTGTCCCCGGGCGGCCCCGAGGGGGTCTGTGACGGAGTCCCCTCCTTGACGGTCGACGTGCTCCGGCCCGGGGCCGGACCGGAGGGCCCGGCCCATCCGCCGGTCGGCCCGGAAGACCTTGCTTACGGCTTCTACACGTCCGGCTCGACCGGCACACCCAAGTGCGCCCTGAACCTCCACAGGGGGCTGGTCAACCGCCTGCACCACATGAGCCGTCGCTTCCTTGACCCGCACGAGCGGCCCATCGTTCTGCAGAACAGCCGGCATACCTTCGACTCGTCCCTGTGGCAGCTGCTGTGGCCGCTCAGCTGTGGCGGCCGGGTCGTCATCCCCGAACGGCAGGGCCTGCTCGACCTGCCCGCGACGGTAGCGGCCGTCGAGCGGCACCAGGTGACGATGACGGACTTCGTCCCGACGATCCTGAACTCGCTGGTCGAACTGTTGCGCTCACGGCCGGACCTGGTCCCGCGGCTGGCCTCGCTGCGTACGCTGCTGGTCGGCGGCGAAGAGATCAACCACGGCAGCGTCCGGGCGCTGCAGGAGATGCTGCCGGGCTTGCGGATCACCAACACGTACGGCCCCACAGAGGCCGCCATCGGCATGGTGTTCCACGATGTGGCCCGCGACGACTCCGCGCCCCTTCCGATCGGACGCCCCATCGACAACACGTGGGCCGCTGTCCTGGACGGGGAGCTGCGGCCGGCTGCCCCTGGCACGGTCGGTGAGATCTGGATCGGCGGCGACTGTCTGGGCGCCGGTTACCTGGGCGACCCCGAGCGGACCGCTCGGGCGTTCGTGCCGAACCCCTTCCCGCAGCTGCCGGGACCTTTGATGTACCGCACCGGGGACCGGGGCCACTACGGCGCCGACGACCTGCTCTACTTCGACGGGCGCGCGGACCAGCAGGTGAAGATAGGCGGCGTGCGCGTGGAGCTCTCCGAGGTCGAGCAGGCGCTCGCCGCGCATCCGCAGGTACGTGAGGCCAAGGTGGTGGTCCACGAGCACGGTGGCAGGTCACACCTGGCGGCATTCGTCACCGCGCACAGCGGTCCGTCGGCGAACGGTTTCCCTGCGGCCGGCGCCCTGACAGCCGCCGAACTGAAGCGCCACGTCAGGACACTGCTGCCAGGGGAGCTGACGCCCAGGCGGTTCACCGTCCTGGAGTCGATGCCGGTCAACGGCAACGGCAAAGCGGACCGCCGGGCGCTCGCCGACCTGCTCGACGCCACGGCGCGGGCGACCGCGCCCGCTGCGGTACCGGCGCGCAACGCCACGGAGCGGACTCTGCTGGAGCTCTGGGCGACGGTCCTCCCGGCGCCCGTGAGCAGCCCGCAGGACGACTTCTTCGAGAGCGGCGGCGACTCACTCTGCGCCCTCCAGCTCGCACTGGCCATCACCGAACGATTCGGCACCGCCTTCTCCGTCGGTGACGTGGTGGCCATGTCCACGGTCGATGCGCAGGCAGCCCACCTGGGGGCCGCGACGGCGGGACACGGACGCACGGCCGCTCCCCCGCAACGCCCGCTGGCCCCGTCCGACTTCCCGGCGGACCTGCACCTGCCGGCGGACATCGACGTCACCGCCGCCCACGCCCCCTCCCCTGTGGTCGAACGGGTACTGCTCACCGGAGCCACCGGTTTCATCGGGGCCCAGCTGCTGCACGACGTGCTCCGGCGCACCGGCGCGACCGTCCACTGCCTCGTCCGCGCCGACAGCCCGCAAGCCGCCCTCCGGCGCCTCACCGCGCATCTCCAGCGGTACCGACTGTGGTCGGACGAGACGGCCGGCCGTATCGACGCGGTCCCCGGCGACCTCACCCGGCCCTGGCTCGGCCTGACGCCTGCGGACCGCCGACGGCTGTCCGAAGACGTCGACACGGTGGTGCACGCCGGCGCCCTGGTCAATCTCGTACGTGGCTACGCTGCCCACCGCGGCACCAACGTGACCGGTACGGTCGAGCTGCTCCGGCTGGCGGCCACCGCCCGGCCCAAGCACGTGCACTTCGTGTCCACCCTCTCCGCCTGCCCGGGCCAGGTGAGGGAGGCGGTGACGCCGGCCGCCGGAGAGGTGGCTCCTTCCCTCGTACCGGAGGCGCGGTTCGACGGCTCGGAGCCGCCCGGAACCGGTTACGGCCAGTCCAAGTGGGTGGCGGAGCGGCTGGTGCAGGAAGCGGCGGACCGCGGGCTGACCGTTGCCGTCCACCGTCTCGGTGAGGTCATGCCCTCGGCCCGCACCGGTGTCCCCAATGCCGGGGCGTGCATCGAACTGCTGGTCAGGGCATGCCTACGGACAGGCACGTACGTCACCGGCGACGTGTCCGTCGACTACACACCGGTCGACCATGTGGGAGCACTCCTGCTCACCGCCCTCACCGACCACCGGGACGGCTACTTCCACCTGCTGCGTCCGCACGGTCTCGCACTCGACGAACTGCTGGGCGCCTTCGGGCACGCCTTCGGTCTGCACAAGGCGACCTATGAGGAGTTCTGGCACCTCCTGCACGCGGCGTCCATGGACGATCCGCGAGACGGGGACCTGGCCCGTGCCCTGGCAGTCCTGCCCGTGCCGTCGAACGGGCACGAGGACGTACCCGGGCAAGGACTCGCCGAGCTGTTCCACGACAGCACCGCACTGTTCAGCACGGACCGTGCAACCGAGCTGGCCGAGCGCGCCGGACTGCGTACGGCCCCCGTGGGCCCGGCCGAGATCGAGCTTTATGTCGCTCACCACCGGGAACGCTTCCGGTGA